The Gossypium hirsutum isolate 1008001.06 chromosome D02, Gossypium_hirsutum_v2.1, whole genome shotgun sequence region GCGGTGTGTGCACCAAGCCAAGGTGTATACCTCCATACAAGGTTCCCATTACAACCAGCATGAACCTTGCAGCCACTGACCGCAAGTTCGACATACCACATGTCCGGATTCATTTGCCAGAGTACAAACCAACCGGACTCGGCACCTCTAGAGACATTACAGCTCTTAACAATTCTCGTGGCGGTTTCGTATTCACAAGCTATCATTTTGAGCTTTCCCATTGCATACGCATTCTTAATGGAGCTTTGTAACTTTTGAACCCCAGTGGCAGCTATATACTGCTGCAATATGTAGTGAGCAGAGGAAGTTTCCTGCACACCATACCGCAATCAAtggaaaaagaatagaaaaaagaaaaattaataatgGGAAAAGTGACAGCATTTTAGCACTTGAAATACAGCAAGGAATAAACCCTAATAATGATCCCTGCAGCCGTTAAAACCCTGTTTTTGCGCCTGAAATTCTAAGTTCTAACAATATCTTTTGTATCCATCTGTTCGGAACCCAAGAAAATTGTATATTTCTACATGATTTTTTGCATTAAACAGGtaattaaaaagagaaagaataaaagGAGGACTAACAATGGAAGTATCTTTGATGCTCAAGTGAGGCAAAGGATCATTGGAGCTAACATGAATTGGAGCTAAAGGGGCGCCCATGATTCCAAGCAACAGCCTTAGATTAGACCTTCTGTGGTTCGTGGAAGTACAAAACTGTCCTTTAACCCATTGTCCTATCACCGACCCAACCCACTTCGGATCCCCGGATTTCCCTCGGTCCGGCTCCGGACCTTCCATGAGAGGAGATAACGCTTCACCGACTGGCCTTACAGTCCCGGATCTCGCCATCAACGGTTCCGGTTTCACCACGTGAGCACCGCCATGGTGGTTGTCTTTGTTTCCACGTAACGTAGTGGACATGAGTGAAAGGGGTCTTGCAGGGCTGTTGGACCGCGAGCGGGAAGGTGAAAGCCCGCGAACTATATCTTCTTTGAGAGCTGAGAGAAAACCTTGCTTTTTCTCCATTACTGGCCTggttctttttcctttccttaaaaaattcaaaataaataagtttcCTTCTCTGATTTGGAgctgaataaaaaaaaagaaaaacagagacAAGAAAAAGGGCGAAAGTATTAGAGAGGAGAAGGTGAGTGCCCAAGTTCCTTCATGATTATGGAGAGAGTAAGAAGTGAGAACCCGAGAGCAGAAATATATGCATGTATGCATaatatttatcttctttatttcaaaaattagtaaattaggcATTATTcactaaattagtaaattaaaattaGTAAAACTTACGTGTCACTGTTTAGTTATTTTATTAgttatatcaatttttaataataaaaattgataaaattctTAACAAAAATGATCAATTCACTATTTGATCTAATATACCGAGACtaattttttcctatttttaaaTAGAGAGAGTAAAATGCAATTAAACACTAGTACAGTAGCCTAGAACCAACAAGTGTTGGTGCAGTGGTAAGGCATACTACATTTTCAGATAAAGAAATTGGATTCAAACATTAGatatgatattattgaaaaaatcaATCACAAATTCAGGAAAGACTAACTTTCATGAACCATGAAACCGACATAATGATATCTCAACAAAACCACTAGTTTAATTATAATATGAATTATTGATGCTAATTTATGTTGCACCGTGAGCGAAAAATGtaatattaaaatcatatttatataaaaactaatcCACAATTGAGttattgttaaaatagtaaagtatttatgattaaattttatttaaatatttcacataaaaataattaaaaaaatattattctaaatATTCAATCTTTTATTAAATAAAGACTTCTAagcaatttatttgattaaattggtatacattatatataatataaataccaaatttcatataaatatataatacaaataataattaGAAATGAGAATTTATACGGATTAGGTGAGCCACTTTTTTTCCTATTACGTTTAtagatttatatataataaattttatatgtattatttaattcttattttgcaCTTATAAAATGAGATAATTAGTCAATTGAGTATTAGCTTAACTGATATGAACATTATTACCAGTGTAAGAGGACGCGAGTTCGAATGCGCTGAAATGTATTgtcctcctatttataggttaaaaaaaaactttgagtAATTTTAAACATTAGTTTATGTTAAAAAGAAGAtacaataaaaatacaaaataattaaataataataatatggcaGAACAAATTGGGAAATCCAAAGCAGAGTGTGAACAAATTATATAGGAATGGTATTGAAAACTTAGTCGTAAAAGTAAAGCAATATCATGACATTGGTTATCTTAGATTTGGAACTTGTTGCTCTTACCAAACAAATCCTTTGTCCAATCAACAAATTTCGTGATGTCATGATGTgactaaattaaactaaattcgaTGTTTTTTAAGTAAAGTCTCGTTTTCAAGTTATGTggatctaaaaaaaattatttaggagaattttatttcgatttaggaatttaatttttagatttaatcgagacttaatataaaattatagtatTTGGGAGGTTCATATATTATAGGGATTGGATTAAATTAGTATCTCtattgttaaatgaattaatttagtccatatactattaaaaataattaaataagtctaaattgtaccaaaattaacatttattgtataataaatgtcttaatttttttttcaatcacacttcaattttaaataaaagatttaatttatAGATccataaaaagtttaaaattattaCTCTATTAgacaataaatgatattttttaaacaataaatgttaactcTGTTCCGGTTTAGCCTTATTAGATTCTTTTTAATGgcatagggattaaattgatccatttaatagtaaAAGAACTAATTTGATTAAGTTCCTATAATAGAGGTCTGAATTTTGGAATTATTATCGTTAGAAGAGTCTTACCTGAATAGCACCCTCGGCCTAAATAAGGTTAAGCTTAGATTGTAAAACGAACGAAGGCACCcgtaattataagaaaaaaagttcattgtataaatataattataacggCTAAATCAAATTAATCCCTTtgttattaaatggatcaatttagtccttatactatttaaaagaatcaaataaatctaaattacaacagagttaacatttactgtataaaaatgtcttgaatttttttttcaactacaatttaattccaaaaccaaaaatttaatttacaaaACCATGAAAACTTTAAAATGTTAACTTTGTTTCAATTTAACcgtatttaattctttttaacaGTACCGAAATTAAACTGATCCGtttaataatagagggactaatttgatcacaTCTATATTCACCTATAAAATTCTAACCCTTTTCATTAAATTGTATTTGTACTCTTTTCGTAAATATGTTGAATGCGTAGATGGTGAATGTAACATTCCATCCTCTACTTATCTTTAAATTCACAACACGTTATAATAAACACATCTcacctttcacttttttttcttaaaattacttTGCAACAACTTGTTTTACTGCAAATTATGTCATTGATTATTGTTTGCAAGTAAtcatattatcattattactTGGCTTTGCTTAAAAAATATAgggtaaattgttaaaatagtcacttttatttttctcaagttatattttagttatttacgttaatatattgtaacattttagtcattgagtcaTTAATTGCtattaacggtgtaacggtaagctgatgtggtacgttaaataatcatttcaaacaaaatttttaggttaaattacacaattagtccccatatttttttcttttatgttcttttaattttttttctttattttccattatctTCTACTTATCCCTCTATTTTCCTTCCTCctccatctcttttaacataaaatgaacaaaattaaattgctcaaaacgaaaaaaatatagggactaattgtataatttaacctaaaatttccatttaaaatgatgatttaacgtgccacgtcagcttacccttacaccgttaacgacaattaacgttcggtgactaaaatgttacaacatgataacgtaagtgactaaaacgtaacatttcgaacataagtaactaaaagaTGACCGAGAGAAACAAAAACGACTATTTcgatagtttacccaaaaatatatattttataattatttgatgttGTTTTTAACTCTATCCATATATTTAAAGTTTCTAACAAAATGAcacctatttttttataaatgtaataaaaatatttaacagaattttaaattcaaatgcgAATATTTAAAAAAGATGGTATGAGAATCCCGTGTGTTGGCTTGATGGTCAGGGTGTTCACCACCCTAGGTGTGATCTGGATTCGAGTCGCGTTAATTACGTTGTTGTTAAGGATTTGGTCTCcaattgtaattaaaaataattgctATAAATTGTCACCTTTATTTCCCTTTTTTGTTTTAGTAAATCCTAGTTGtccattaattttttgtttttgatgtGGAATTGTGGGGTATTTTGGACGGTTTGAGTCTTCTTATTGAGTAAGGATATGACAAGGTGCTTATTCAGTCTGACGGTTTTGAGGCAATCATCCAGGTGAATCCTCCAAAAGGGTCCAATTCTTTCTTGATTTGGAAGATCCATCAGATGTTATCCCGGTTTAGACAGTGGAACATTAGACACATTTCTAAAAAGGATAATAAAGAAGCTGACTGCTTGGTCAAATTGGTCCaacatatatcacataatttaCTTTTGTTTAAGACTTTCCCGTCGGAGGGGATAGTCTAGTTTTTGTAATTAGTTTAGTTATGCtatttttttcaccaaaaaaaaatcatggtCAACATCTATTCTATTAACGAGCCTATAGAATGCGGAGGATTAATTACTGGGCTCGCTCCGATAGAtacttagaaaaataaagaaaaataaaaaagataataatattttttttaatattcacaCATAGcttgaaattgtaattattttgtcAAAAGTGAGGTTTTTGCATATTTAATAGTAAGCACATTATTACCCAAATTTATTCATggattatatacacaaatatgaattttttttgggAAATTAGGTGGATTTATGCacccaaaataaaaatgtttatagAAGATTGAGTTAAGCTTGAAtacacataaatttttttatttgatccggtttaaattaaatttgtcgGAATATTGCATAACATGATTAATCTAATCGATCGACGTAtcttattaaaagaaaatataggtGAATAAAATTGTATATGAATCGGTCGAGTTAAATTTGactacaaataatttaattattttatccgATTTAAACCAAATTTGTCGGCATGTTAGATGGGATGATTAATCCAATCAAACAACGTATCTATTAAAATATAGACAAAATAGagggaaaaagaagagaaaatttaggtGAACAAActgattttaaataaaattatttatgaattcatCAAATTAAATTCGAGTCTTGAATCAATTCAAATGGAATATGTCGAGCTAAATGATTAATCGAATCTATAACCGTATCTAGTGCAGattaactaattaatctaaataaattgTTTATAGATCGATCGAATTAATAACATCTAAATGACtttttatttaatctaatttgCTGAATCATATGCTCGTGCCTAACTAAAATGTACTAAAAAAACAATTTGATCTGAAAAAATTATGGATCGAATTAAATTTAAGtgtgattctttttttttaattcaattcaatttaaaattattggATTGGATTATCAACCTAACTTATAGATAAATCGGTTGAATTAAATTctagtcgaatatatatatttattacatgtGCTAAATTTAAAACTAAGACAAAACAACAAGGGGCAAAAATcaatatttgaataattaaaaattttatttataattatttaaggaTTTTATCATCAAAACGAAGGGCaagtttcgtttttttttttaatgcatGAAAAGCTTCAACATAACATAAATCAAATAATCAAACAACACTACTTCAAGCTTTAGCATTTTTGGCTTCCTCACCGTCTTTGGTCTTCACCGAAACATTTTTGGACGCCCCAATTGGTGTCGAAGTTGCAGGCGGAGGAGGAGTTGGGACACGAGCCACCTTGGATGGCAGTGCTTGAGTGGAAGGTGAAGGGTTGTTAATCTCTGTTGCGTTGTACGATTCGAGAGCTAAGTTGTTATCAAAAGACCTGAAAACAAATTGCGAGAGCTTCCTTTGACGACGATTGCGTATTGAAGACATCATAAGAGGAAAAACAAGAAGAGAATAAAAAGCAAAGGAGATTTTGATATTTTCTTGCAATACATAacacaaatgaaaaatatagacatcaaatttttttatataaaaataaatttaaaaaatataatatatcaaatacaccaaatattttattaaaaaatagggtACAAAAATTACCTTGTAATGTTATTCTTTTTCgagattatttgttttagttattcaattcattttttaattttatatcaagtttcttttcattccattttaACTTGTGttcatattttttcttcttccatatttttaatatatttatattatattcatgtttttgttataattatAATCATATGTTAGAATACATAAACTTATATATAACTTTCACATGTTAAATATTTGGTATCTATTAAACTCCATGTGTTGATCTGATCGTGTTCATCGCCTCAAGTGTGGCCTAAATTTGAGTCGTGATAGTCATATTGTTATTAGGGCTTTACTCTCttgtaatttaccaaaaaaattatttgttatatatatatatatatatttacacattgtgtatGCATGTCGTATTTATATTATTTCCATATtgtattttactttttatatagtttgtcctagtgattaaattaaaagattaaattaaaaataagttttatgtatatttgtattgtattaTATTTGATATAGTTTTTCAGaataattcaattgtttaaaaaatgatttttgtgTTTGCCTTATGTTTTAAGTTATTTGTACGGTTAAAAACCGACATACCTAAGAAATAACTAGTTAGTGACACGTGGTGTGCCACATGTACATCATACTAATATACGAAAACCAGTTTTTAAGAGtaaatatggatg contains the following coding sequences:
- the LOC107908861 gene encoding uncharacterized protein isoform X2 → MEKKQGFLSALKEDIVRGLSPSRSRSNSPARPLSLMSTTLRGNKDNHHGGAHVVKPEPLMARSGTVRPVGEALSPLMEGPEPDRGKSGDPKWVGSVIGQWVKGQFCTSTNHRRSNLRLLLGIMGAPLAPIHVSSNDPLPHLSIKDTSIETSSAHYILQQYIAATGVQKLQSSIKNAYAMGKLKMIACEYETATRIVKSCNVSRGAESGWFVLWQMNPDMWYVELAVSGCKVHAGCNGNLVWRYTPWLGAHTAKGPVRPLRRALQGLDPRTTAIMFANARCIGEKNINGEDCFILKLCAGPRTLKARSEGPAEIIRHVLFGYFSQKTGLLVQMEDSHLTRVQSTGGDTVYWETTINTFLEDYHPVEGIVIAHSGHTVVTLFRFGEVAMNHTKTKMEETWTIEEDERGENAIHL
- the LOC107908861 gene encoding uncharacterized protein isoform X1, with protein sequence MEKKQGFLSALKEDIVRGLSPSRSRSNSPARPLSLMSTTLRGNKDNHHGGAHVVKPEPLMARSGTVRPVGEALSPLMEGPEPDRGKSGDPKWVGSVIGQWVKGQFCTSTNHRRSNLRLLLGIMGAPLAPIHVSSNDPLPHLSIKDTSIETSSAHYILQQYIAATGVQKLQSSIKNAYAMGKLKMIACEYETATRIVKSCNVSRGAESGWFVLWQMNPDMWYVELAVSGCKVHAGCNGNLVWRYTPWLGAHTAKGPVRPLRRALQGLDPRTTAIMFANARCIGEKNINGEDCFILKLCAGPRTLKARSEGPAEIIRHVLFGYFSQKTGLLVQMEDSHLTRVQSTGGDTVYWETTINTFLEDYHPVEGIVIAHSGHTVVTLFRFGEVAMNHTKTKMEETWTIEEVAFNIPGLSVDCFIPPSDLSITETCEFPQDERGENAIHL